The window CGGCGACACCGCCGACAACCGCCCCGCCGTGCCCAAACTCATCGGCCAGACCCTCGAACAGGCCCAGAAGAGCGGCAACAACGTCGGACTCACGGTGGTCAAGGGCGGCGACGCACCCTGCGCGGACCAGCCGAAGGGCAACGTCTGCAAGCAGGACCCGCAGCCCGACAAGAAGGTCGAGGACGGCTCCACGGTCACGGTGACGATCTCCGCGGGCGCGCCCAAGGAGCCGGTCCCCAACGTCATCAACCTGATGTACGAGCAGGCCGAGGCGGCGCTGAAGGAGAAGGGCTTCCAGGTCGACCGGAAGGCCAAGGAGTCCGACCGCCCCGCCGGAACCGTGCTCGACCAGAGCCCCAAGGGCGGCGAGGCGGAGAAGAACTCCGTCGTCACGCTGACCGTCGCCAAGGAAGTCTCCAAGGCCTCGGTCCCGGAGCTCAAGGGCAAGAAGCAGGAAGACGCGGAGAAGGCCCTCAAGGCCGTCAACCTCCGGCTCGGCAGCGTGACCGAGATCGACTCGCCCGGAGCCGCGCCGGGCACGGTCGTCGATCAGCAGTACCCGGCGGGGACGCCGCTCGAGCTGAACAAGACGGTGAACATCAGCATCGCGAAGGCCTCGGCGCAGACCGCGGTGCCGAACTTCGCGGGCCGGACCCTCGGCCAGTACAAGGACGATCTGCGGCGCGCCAACCTGAGGTTCGGCAGCGTCGTCGTCGGCCCGTCGGACGACAACGCGATCGTGGTGGGCACCGACCCGCAGCCCGGTGCCCCGGCCACCCCGGGCCAGAACGTGAACGTCATCACGACGCCGGGCCAGGGCGGCAACAACGGCGGCAACAACGGCGGCGGCTTCATCGGAGGCCTGGACGGCCGCTAGACGCCCCGCTACGTACGCAAAAGGTCCGGCCCCTCCCCGGGGGCCGGACCTTTTGCGTACGGGCCTCACAGCGGCGCCCAGGGGCCTTCCTGGTCCGGAGCACCGCAGCCGCCGGGCTCAGCGGCCCCGCAGCTCAGCGGCTCAGCGGCTCAGCGGCTCAGCGGCTCAGCGGCGGCTCAGCGCAGCTCGGCCGGCGGCGTGCGCTTCGCGTCCACCTTCTCCGTCCGGACCAGCTCGCCCCACACGATGTAGCGGTACTTCGAGGTGTAGACCGGGGTGCAGGTGGTGAGCGTGATGAACCGGCCGGGGGCGGCCTTGCCCGAGTCCTTCGGGACCGGGTTGATCACGTCGGTGTTGTACTTCGAGGTCTGGCGCAGCTCCGCGAACACCTTGTAGACGTACCAGGTGTCCCGGGTCTCGAAGACGATCGCGTCGCCGTTCTTCACCTTGTCGATGTTGTGGAACTTCGCCCCGTGACCGTCCCGGTGGGCGGCGAGCGCGAAGTTCCCCTTCTCGTCCCACGGCAGGGCCGACTTCACCGGCTCCGTGTAGTACCCGGCCACGCCGTCGTCGAGGATGTCCGGCGCCGTCCCCTGCTTGACGAGCACCTCGCCGTTCTTCATCGCCGGCACGTGCAGGAAGCCGACGCCGTCCTTGGTGTCCAGCGCCCCCGGCTGCGCGGGCGTCGACGGGTCCGGTGTCTGCCACTGCCGGCGCACCTGGTCGCCCCCCGCCGACGCGTGCCGGTCCGCGAGCACGTTCGTCCACCACAGCGAGTAGGCCACGAACAGGCCGAGCACCAGGCCGACCGTGATCAGGACCTCGCCCAGCAGGCTCAGGAACCCGGCGAGCACACTGCGGCTGCCGGCGGGCGGGGCCGCGGCGCGGCGGCGGGCACGAGACACTGCTGATTCGTCCTTAGCTGGTCAGCGCGGGCGGCGGGCCCTGGCTGCGGGGGCGTTCCTCGGTCATCCTGCCCCATACGATCATCCGGTAGGTGCTGGTGAACTCCGGGGTGCAGGTGGTCAGCGTGATGTACCGGCCCTCGGACGTGAACCCCGATCCCTCGGGCACGGGCTTGATCACCGCCACGTTCGTCGGCGGGGTCTGCGCCAGCGACGAGGTCATCTCGTACGTGTAGTAGGCGTCCCGGGTCTCGACCACGACGGGATCCCCGGGCACCAGCCGGTTGATGTAGCGGAAGGGCTCACCGTGCGTGTTGCGGTGTCCGGCCACCGCGAAGTTGCCCTTCTCGTCCGCCGGCATCGCCGTCTTCAGTGCGCCCTCGCCGTAGTGCCCGACCATGCCGCGGTCCAGCACCTTCGGCTTGCTGATGCCCTCCGCGACGGGGACCTTCACGTCCAGCTTCGGGATGTGGAGGATCGCGAAGCCCTGGCCGGGCTCGAAGGCCGTGACGGGCGGTGCGGCGGCCCCGACCTCACCCGGCTCGCCCTCACCGGCCTGGCGCTCCCACGTCTGCCGCAGCGAGCCGGCGGCCCCGTTCGCCGCCCGCTCCGCCACGAGGTTCGTGTACCAGAGCTGGTAGGCGACGAACAGCAGCATCACCAGGCCCAGCGTGATGAACAGCTCTCCGCCCAGCCGGCTCGCGATGACCACCGGGCCGCCCGACGCGGGCCGCCTGCGCCGCCGCCCGCCCCGCCTCCGGGTGCGTCTGGCGGTCCGTTTCGCGGCCTCCTGAGCTGCCCTGCGTCGCGCGGCCCGGCCCTCCGTGGGCGCGGACGGCGCGACCGCGGTCACGCGACGGCCTTGCCCACCACCGGGGCCAGCCCCACCGAGCGCTCCACGGCACCCGCGTCACCGCACCGCACGAGCCAGTTCGCGAGCATCCGGTGGCCCCACTCGGTCAGCACCGACTCGGGGTGGAACTGCACGCCCTCGACGTCGTGCTCCCGGTGGCGCAGGCCCATGATGATCCCGTCCTCGGTGCGCGCGGTGACCTCCAGCGTGCCGGGCAGGGTCTCGGGCTCGGCGGCGAGGGAGTGGTACCGGGTGGCGGTGAACGGTGACGGCAGCCCCTCGAAGACCCCGCGGCCCTCGTGCACCACGGGCGAGGTCTTGCCGTGCAGCAGCTCCGGCGCCCGGCCCACGACCCCTCCGTAGGCGACGGCCATCGACTGCATGCCGAGGCAGACGCCGAAGACGGGAACGCCGCTCTGCGCGCAGTGACGGACCATGTCGATGCAGACGCCCGCCTCCTCCGGCGTGCCCGGCCCGGGGGACAGGAGCACGCCGTCGAAGCCGTCCTGCGCGTGCGAGAGCTCGACCTCGTCGTTGCGCAGGACCTCGCATTCGGCGCCGAGCTGGTAGAGGTACTGGACCAGGTTGAAGACGAAACTGTCGTAGTTGTCGACAACCAGAATGCGCGCGCTCACGGAGTGGCTCCCGATCCCTCGTCCACCGTCACATCGTTGAACGGCAGGAGCGGCTCGGCCCACGGGAAGACGTACTGGAACAGCACGAAGACCACCGCGAGGACCAGTACGAGTGAGATCAGCGCGCGTACCCACGCGTTGCCCGGCAGGTGCCGCCAGATCCAGCCGTACATGCCGCCTGATTCCTTTTCGTCCGCGTTCGTTCAACGCACCGCAGGGGCGGTACGCGAACAGACTAAAGGCAGCGGCCCGAAAGGGTGGGTCACCTGGACAAACCGTCCGGTCTGCCCCGCTCGGCGGTGCGCGTGCCGGTCAGCTCCGCCCAGACGACCAGCCGGTGGCTGTGGCCCCACTCCGGGTCGCAGGTCGTCAGCGTCAGGTACCGGCCGGGCTGCCCGAAGGGCGATTTCTCCGGGACCGGGTCGACCACGCCGATGTCGGTCGGGAGCGTGCGCAGGGGTCCGCCCCGCACCGTGTACGTGTACCAGGTGCCCGCGTCCTTGAGGATCACCTCGTCTCCCGGGCGCAGCCGCGGGAAGTCCTTGAAGGGGTCCCCGTACGTGCGCCGGTGGCCGGCCACCGAGAAGTTCCCGACGGCGCCGAGGCGGGCGGTGCCGGCGTAGTGGCCGAGGCCCCGCTTGAGCAGCTCGGGGTCCGTGCCCTCCAGGACGGGCTTGACCCAGTCCGGGCCGAAGCGGGGGACGTACATCTCGGCGAAGGCCTTGCCGGCGGGGTAGCGCTCCGGCTCCGCGGGGGCCGCCGGGGGTGCCGACGGCGTGGGCTGCGCGGGCTGCGGCGCGGCCGCCGGAGCCGCCGCCCAGCCGTCGCGCAGCCGGGTCATCTCGCCGTCCATGGCCCGGTCGGCCTTGACCCCGGTCCACAGCAGGACGTACGCCACGAACAGCACGATCAGCGTGCCCGCCGTCAGGCACACCTCGCTGAACGTCCGTACCACCAGGCGCAGCAGGACGTCGGGACGGACCCGATCACGGGGTGGGCGCCACCGGCTTCGCATAGTGGAGGTCCACTGTGCCGGAGTAGGCGGGAAGTGTCAGCGCCTTGTGCTCGTCCACTTTCCAGCCGAGCCCGTACGCGTTCACGTACGCCTGGTAGTTCTGCAGGGCGGGGGAGGCGGCGAGGGCCTTCTTCAGCGCGGCCGGGTCGCCGACCGCCGAGATCTTGTACGGCGGGGAGTAGACCCGGCCCTGGAGGATCAGGGTGTTGCCCACGCAGCGCACCGCGCTGGTGGAGATGAGCCGCTGGTCCATGACCTGGATGCCCTCGGCGCCGCCCTGCCAGAGGGCGTTCACCACGGCCTGCAGGTCCTGCTGGTGGATCACCAGGTCGTTGGGCTGCGGCTCGGGCACGTTGGGGATGCGGGCGGTGGCGTTCGGCGGGGCGTCGTTGAGGGTGACCGTCAGGCCCTTGCCGGACAGCTCCTGGGTGCCCGAGGCCGCGCGCAGGGCGGCCAGCTTGGCGTCCTCGGCCTTGGTGCTGCCGTCGTCGCGATCGGCGAGCGTGTCCACCCGGCGGCGTACCGCCCCCATGCTCTGCTCCAGCTCCGCGTTGTCCTGGCTGCGTTCCTTGATCAGGTCCGACAGCTTCAGGAGTGAGGCGTCCGTCCGGATGTTCGTACCCTTGGAGGTGTTGAAACTGGTGACGAAGAGCAGCCCGGCCAGGGCGAAGACGGCGGCCGTCAGCAGCCGGACCGGTCTGGCCCGGCGACGGGGACCCGCGGAGGAGTCGTCGGAATTGCTCAACGTACCCTTCTCCTTCAACGCCACAGGTCCACTACGCTAACGGACGCCCGGGGCAGGCAAGGTCCCCAGCGCATCGACAGGAGAGCCCCTCGTGCCGAAGTCACGTATCCGCAAGAAGGACGACTACACGCCGCCGCCGACGCGGACGCCGCAGAGCATCCGGCTGACGAACCGCAGCTGGGTCGCCCCGGTCATGCTGGCGTTCTTCCTGATCGGACTCGCGTGGATCGTCGTCTTCTACGTGACCGAGACCCAGCTGCCGATCCAGGCACTGGGCAATTGGAACATCGTGGTCGGTTTCGGATTCATCGCCGCGGGATTCGGCGTTTCCACGCAGTGGAAGTAGCACGCACCAGTCCCTGATGGAAGCTCTCCCCATGAGTTATCCACAGCGTCATCCACACCTGAGGAAAAGACAGAAGATCTGTGGATAACTCTGTGGAGAGTTGACGCCGATGTGATCAGGTGAGTTCCGCCGTGCGGAGCACGATCACCGCCGCGGCCAGCAGGAACGCCACCACACAGGTACCCCACTGGACGAGTGTGCGGGTCCTGCCGGTGGCGGGCGTGAGCATGCCCAGGCCGACCAGGGCGCCGGTCACCAGGCCGCCCACGTGGGCCTGCCAGGAGACGTTGAGGCTGCCGCCGAGCGGGACGAAGGTCAGGACCAGCATCAGCACGACCATGACGATCACCGGCCGCATCTCGTACCGCAGCCGGCGCACCAGCACGACGGTGGCGCCGAGCAGGCCGAAGACGGCGCCGGACGCACCGAGGGTCGCGGTGTTCGGCGCGGTCAGCAGATAGACGAGGGCGCTGGCGCCCAGGCCCGACAGCAGGTAGACCGCGAGGTAGCGGGCCCGGCCCAGTGCCGCTTCCAGCGGACCGCCGATGACCCACAGGGCGAGCATGTTGCCGATGATGTGCCACCACTCGGTGTGCAGGAACACCGAGGTCAGCAGTCGGTAGTACTCGCCGGTGGAGACGCCCTCGACGGGGCCGACGAGGAACTGGTCGAATTCCCGGTACCGGCCGATCAACTCCAGCTGGACCACCAGGGCCGGGTTGGCCGCGGCCACCAGGAACACCAGGACGTTGATCCCGATGAGGATCTTGGTCACGAGGTGGGGGTCGGCGGCGACCACCCCGCCGGCGATGGTGCGCGGCGCGTTCGCGGTGGGGCGGTGCCCCGCGCCGGAGCCCTCGCGGACGCATTCGGGGCACTGGAAGCCGACCGAGGCGCTGATCATGCACTCGGGGCAGATGGGACGCTCGCAGCGGGTGCAGCTGATCCCCGTGTCGCGGTCCGGGTGGCGGTAGCAGCCCGGCAGACGGTCGGTGTCCATCGGTCCCCTCGATCGGCGGCGGGGCAGGGGGGCGCCCCGCCGGTCCGGTATGTATCCAGTACGGACGGGCGGGGCGGAAAGGTTCCCGGTGCGCCCGGTGAGCCCGCTGGGCCCGGGACGGAATCCGGTCCGTCAGCGCTTCTCGACGACGACGGACTGGATGATCACGTCGTCCAGGGGGCGCTCGGTGCGCGGGTTGGTGGCGCTGCCGGCGATGGCGTCCACGACCTTGCGGCTGGCCGGGTCGGCGACCTCGCCGAAGATGGTGTGCTTGCGCGTCAGCCAGGCGGTGGGCGCGACGGTGATGAAGAACTGCGAGCCGTTGGTGCCCGGGCCCGCGTTGGCCATGGCGAGCAGGTAGGGCTTGGTGAAGGCCAGATCGGGGTGGAACTCGTCCGCGAACTGGTAGCCGGGGCCGCCGGTGCCGTTGCCGAGCGGGTCGCCGCCCTGGATCATGAAGCCGCTGATGACGCGGTGGAAGACGGTGCCGTCGTACAGCGGGTCCGTGGTCTTCTGGCCGTCGGTGGGGCGGGTCCATTCGCGGGCGCCCGTGGCGAGCTCGACGAAGTTCCGGACGGTCTTCGGAGCGAAGTTCTCCAGAAGCTCGATCTCGATGTCGCCGTGGGTGGTCTTCAGGGTGGCGTAGAGCTTCTCGGCCACGGATCTGCCTTCCATAGTCATCACTGTCGGTCCAGATGGTCGCACGGAGCGCTCCGCGGCACTGAAATCGTCCACCCGTATGCCCTGTCACGCATGCCTGTCAGCGATATGGCAGGCATGATCCGACAAAGGGTGGAAAGGTGAACTGTGTCCGCCACCGAGGAGGAGGATCCCGTGACCGGCAAGGACAGCGTGCGCCTGGCAGCCGAGAGCGCCAGGGAGACCGTGCGGCACGCGACGGAGGCAGTTGCGCCGTATGCGGAATCCGCCAGGGACGCCGCGGTGCACTACGCGCAGGAGGCGAACGAGCTGCTGGCGCCCAAGATGTCGCACGCGGCCAACGGCGCCGCGCGGCATGCCCGCATGACCTACGACAGCCATCTGCATCCCCGGCTCAAGGCCGCGCGGGCGCACGTGCCGCCGCACGTGGACCGGGCGGCGACGAAGGCGGTGGAGCAGACGCGCCTGGCGGCGCGGCAGGCGGCCGATTACACACAGCCGCGGATCGAGAGCGCGATCGCGGCCGCCACGCCGGTGGCCGAGGAGGCCGCGTCGCGGTCGACGGCGGCCCTGGCGGCGCTGCGCGGCCAGGTGTCGGCCAAGGAGGTGCAGAAGCTGGTGCGGCGTCACGAGCGGCGGGCCAAGTGCGGCCGGCTGTTCAAGGGCGTCGCGGTGGTCGGCGTGCTGGCCGTCGGCGCCTACCTGGCGTGGCGTTGGTGGGACCAGCAGTCGAACCCGGACTGGCTCGTCGAACCGCCGGCGGCCACGGAGCTGTCCACGCAGGACGCCGCTCCCGCGAGCTTCGACGACGAGCTGGCGGAGAAGGAGCGCGAGGCCGGGTCCGGTCCGGGCCCGGAGGACAAGCGCTGAACACGCGCTGAGCCGCGCCGGGCGACGCGCGCCGGCAACGAGCACCGTGGAAGGGCCCGGATCCTGCTGGATCCGGGCCCTTCCACGTGGGACCGGCCGTTGCGGATTCCGCCGCCCACGCCGCCCTGTCAGCCGGGTCAGCCGGGGAGGGTGAGGACGATGCCCGGGCGCAGGAGGTCGGGGTTGGAGCCGACGACGCCCTGGTTCATGGCGTAGAGCTCACGCCAGCGGGCTTCGTTGCCCAGCTCGCGACGGGCGATCTCGGAGAGCGAGTCCCCGGCCCTGACGGTGTACGTGCGCTGCGCCGCGGCGGCCGGCGGCTTCGGCACCGGGGCCGCCGGCACGGCCTTGTGCGCGGCCGACTTGGGCGTGGGGGTGTGCATCGCCCCCGGCGCCGCGGCGGAGGGAGCGGCCTTCGGCATCGCGGGGGGCCTGGGCGTGGCGGGCACCGCCTTGTGCGCGGCGGACCCGGGTGTCGGGGTCGCGGGCCGGGGCGGCGCCGCGGCCGTCATCCGCTCGGCGGCGGCCCTGGTGGCAGCGGCGGCGTCGGCCGCCGAACTCGCGTGAGGCGTCCCCCGCGCGGCCGCCTGTTCCTGCACCTGCTGCTTCACCTTCTCGGCGGCCTCGTCCGCCTTCTTCTTGTCGGACTTCAGGAAGTCGAAGAGTCCCATGTCTGTACGCCTCCGGTGTGTACGCCTCCGGCGTGATGGTGCCCCCTGGGCTCGGTGCCTTCCCCCACTGTCGGACACCGGGCGCCGGGCGGCCCAGTGACGGGGCCATCCGGGGGATGCAAGGCCCGTACACCTATTCGGTACCGCGGCGGGAAGGGACCGGGAAGACGGGGCGCCAGCATCGTGGGACACGATGGAGGAGAATGCTGTGATCATCAAACAGGCCGCGGAACGAGTGGTGCTGGTCAGGCCCGGACCCGGGCTCGTGAGCGCCGCGGTCGTGGCGGGCCTGGACGTCTGGGTGGTGTCGGATCTCGGACCGCGGCCACGGCCGCAGGACGCGCGACCCCCCGCCGGACTGCCCCCGCAGCGGCTCCTCAAGGTGGACTTCGACGACGCGGAAGCACTGCGCGCTCTGCTGGCGGACACGGTCCTCAAGCACGGGATCGGGCACGTCCTGTACCTCGCGAGCGATCTGGAGAAGGGTCTGGGAACGGGGTCCGCGGCCGCCGCGGAGGAAGTCCTGCGTGAGCTCTCCGCGAGCCGGGAGGAGCCCGCGGGCCGGCTGCCCGACGCGGTGACGATCCGGCGGATCCTCAATCAGAGCCGGACCTCGGCCGTCCGCGCCGAGGAGGCGCAGTCCGTCGCCGAGGCGCGCGCCCTGGCGGAGGACTTCCCGCTGCCGGTGGTCATCAAGTCGGCCGACAAGAGCGGCTGTTGGTGGACCGTACCGGTGCACGACCGGCCAGGACTCGACCAGTGGGCCGAACAGGCCGTCACCGCCCGGCACTCGGCCCCGTACCTCGTCGAAGAGCTGCTGACGGGGGCCAAGTTCCGCGTGGAGACCCTCACGGTCGACGGGATGCACCTGGTCGCCGACATCACCCCCGAGGGGAACGCGGCGCCGCTCCACGACGCGGAGCGGGCCGGGATCCGCGCGACGGTGCGGGCCCTGCTGGATCTGGCCGGGTACGAATCGGGGGCCACGCGGACGGACGTGCTGGTCAGCGCGCGGGGATCGCGGATCGCGGCGGCCCGGGACGAGGACCGGGAACGGGAACGGGAACGGGGCGGGAACGGCGGTTCCCGTGCCACGGCCGCGAGCGGTATCGAGAGGGGAACGGACCGGTAAGGCCCTCGGCCAGTCTTTGTCTTGTCGAGAGCGGCCACCGCACCACACGGGAACCGCGCACCGGGTACGCAACCAGGGGGTTCAACACATGCGCAGCAAGCTGGCTGGACTGATCGGGATCTTCGCCGCGACGCTGGCGATCGCGGTCGGTGTGACGGTGTCCTCGGTGGACGCCGGTCAGCCCTCCGGGTACCAGGTGGTCGCGGACAACAAGGGTCCGGGGGCTCCCTCCCCGCTCCCCTCCCCGGTCCCCACCCCGTAAGCCGGCCGTGCGCCGCGCAGGACGTGGACGTGCCCCGCACCGGAGATCCGGTGCGGGGCACGTCCACGTGCGGGGTCAGTGCGACCGGCGGTGCTCCGGCAGACCCATGAAGTCGAATAATTCCTCCGCCGCGGCGCGGTGGCCGGCCGCGGTCTCCGCGTCGCCCAGCGCCTCGGCCGCCCGGGCGAGCCCCACCAGCGCGAACGCCTCCTCGGAGCGGAAGCTCATCGGCGCCGCGATCTTGTAGGCCTGGGCGTGCAGGGCCAGCGCCTCCTCGTGTTCCCCCCACGTCATGTGGAGCTGGCCGAGGACGTTCACGACCTTCGCCAGCCGGATCGGGGCACCGCTCGTCCGCCCGAGGACCAGGGCGCGCTCGGCGAACGCGCGCGCCTGCGAACCGTCGCCCCGCTGCTCCGCGACCTGGGCGGACAGCGCGAACACCAGGGCGACGTCCCCGGGCGACCTGGTCTCGTCGCACAGGTCACGGGCACGCTTCAGGCTCTCGTGGGCGTCCGCGTCCTCGCCGAGGCCCACGTGGGCGAAGGCCAGGTCGGTC of the Streptomyces sp. NBC_01294 genome contains:
- the crgA gene encoding cell division protein CrgA produces the protein MPKSRIRKKDDYTPPPTRTPQSIRLTNRSWVAPVMLAFFLIGLAWIVVFYVTETQLPIQALGNWNIVVGFGFIAAGFGVSTQWK
- a CDS encoding DUF881 domain-containing protein gives rise to the protein MSNSDDSSAGPRRRARPVRLLTAAVFALAGLLFVTSFNTSKGTNIRTDASLLKLSDLIKERSQDNAELEQSMGAVRRRVDTLADRDDGSTKAEDAKLAALRAASGTQELSGKGLTVTLNDAPPNATARIPNVPEPQPNDLVIHQQDLQAVVNALWQGGAEGIQVMDQRLISTSAVRCVGNTLILQGRVYSPPYKISAVGDPAALKKALAASPALQNYQAYVNAYGLGWKVDEHKALTLPAYSGTVDLHYAKPVAPTP
- a CDS encoding LysM peptidoglycan-binding domain-containing protein, whose translation is MGLFDFLKSDKKKADEAAEKVKQQVQEQAAARGTPHASSAADAAAATRAAAERMTAAAPPRPATPTPGSAAHKAVPATPRPPAMPKAAPSAAAPGAMHTPTPKSAAHKAVPAAPVPKPPAAAAQRTYTVRAGDSLSEIARRELGNEARWRELYAMNQGVVGSNPDLLRPGIVLTLPG
- a CDS encoding aminodeoxychorismate/anthranilate synthase component II; protein product: MSARILVVDNYDSFVFNLVQYLYQLGAECEVLRNDEVELSHAQDGFDGVLLSPGPGTPEEAGVCIDMVRHCAQSGVPVFGVCLGMQSMAVAYGGVVGRAPELLHGKTSPVVHEGRGVFEGLPSPFTATRYHSLAAEPETLPGTLEVTARTEDGIIMGLRHREHDVEGVQFHPESVLTEWGHRMLANWLVRCGDAGAVERSVGLAPVVGKAVA
- a CDS encoding rhomboid family intramembrane serine protease — protein: MDTDRLPGCYRHPDRDTGISCTRCERPICPECMISASVGFQCPECVREGSGAGHRPTANAPRTIAGGVVAADPHLVTKILIGINVLVFLVAAANPALVVQLELIGRYREFDQFLVGPVEGVSTGEYYRLLTSVFLHTEWWHIIGNMLALWVIGGPLEAALGRARYLAVYLLSGLGASALVYLLTAPNTATLGASGAVFGLLGATVVLVRRLRYEMRPVIVMVVLMLVLTFVPLGGSLNVSWQAHVGGLVTGALVGLGMLTPATGRTRTLVQWGTCVVAFLLAAAVIVLRTAELT
- a CDS encoding class E sortase, with the translated sequence MSRARRRAAAPPAGSRSVLAGFLSLLGEVLITVGLVLGLFVAYSLWWTNVLADRHASAGGDQVRRQWQTPDPSTPAQPGALDTKDGVGFLHVPAMKNGEVLVKQGTAPDILDDGVAGYYTEPVKSALPWDEKGNFALAAHRDGHGAKFHNIDKVKNGDAIVFETRDTWYVYKVFAELRQTSKYNTDVINPVPKDSGKAAPGRFITLTTCTPVYTSKYRYIVWGELVRTEKVDAKRTPPAELR
- a CDS encoding DUF5324 family protein — translated: MSATEEEDPVTGKDSVRLAAESARETVRHATEAVAPYAESARDAAVHYAQEANELLAPKMSHAANGAARHARMTYDSHLHPRLKAARAHVPPHVDRAATKAVEQTRLAARQAADYTQPRIESAIAAATPVAEEAASRSTAALAALRGQVSAKEVQKLVRRHERRAKCGRLFKGVAVVGVLAVGAYLAWRWWDQQSNPDWLVEPPAATELSTQDAAPASFDDELAEKEREAGSGPGPEDKR
- a CDS encoding peptidylprolyl isomerase yields the protein MAEKLYATLKTTHGDIEIELLENFAPKTVRNFVELATGAREWTRPTDGQKTTDPLYDGTVFHRVISGFMIQGGDPLGNGTGGPGYQFADEFHPDLAFTKPYLLAMANAGPGTNGSQFFITVAPTAWLTRKHTIFGEVADPASRKVVDAIAGSATNPRTERPLDDVIIQSVVVEKR
- a CDS encoding class E sortase yields the protein MRSRWRPPRDRVRPDVLLRLVVRTFSEVCLTAGTLIVLFVAYVLLWTGVKADRAMDGEMTRLRDGWAAAPAAAPQPAQPTPSAPPAAPAEPERYPAGKAFAEMYVPRFGPDWVKPVLEGTDPELLKRGLGHYAGTARLGAVGNFSVAGHRRTYGDPFKDFPRLRPGDEVILKDAGTWYTYTVRGGPLRTLPTDIGVVDPVPEKSPFGQPGRYLTLTTCDPEWGHSHRLVVWAELTGTRTAERGRPDGLSR